Proteins from one Ranitomeya variabilis isolate aRanVar5 chromosome 1, aRanVar5.hap1, whole genome shotgun sequence genomic window:
- the LOC143793126 gene encoding uncharacterized protein LOC143793126 codes for MLLMRLTSEISETSRMPISTMTTTEPASRVNPLMRAIGRFKKYVKEKFTRTENVKLDTKKKRRLTKSRKEIIKEMQERWEKEEKERIRMEKTLEETTQDETGKTTTLIIYETSV; via the exons ATGCTATTAATGAGACTAACGAGTGAAATTTCAGAAACCAGTCGT ATGCCAATTTCCACCATGACAA CTACAGAACCAGCTTCCAG GGTGAATCCCCTGATGAGAGCTATTGGAAGATTCAAAAAATACGTTAAAGAGAAGTTCACAAGAAC TGAGAATGTCAAACTTGATACAAAGAAGAAAAGGCGACTGACAAAGAGCAGGAAGGAGATTAT AAAAGAAATGCAAGAAAGATGGGAGAAGGAGGAGAAAGAGCGAATCAGGATGGAGAAAACCTT GGAGGAGACCACCCAAGATGAGACGGGGAAGACCACCACCCTGATCAT